In the Candidatus Baltobacteraceae bacterium genome, one interval contains:
- the rdgB gene encoding RdgB/HAM1 family non-canonical purine NTP pyrophosphatase: MRLFAATKNSGKLTELRELFSAHGVDILTFSEYAEPEETADTYAGNAAIKARALHDQLAATGVRGDVIADDSGLEIAALGDRPGVYSARYGGPNATWAQRRASILREVAESGSGDRRARFVCALCFIDAEGRESIAEGVTDGELSHDERGQLGFGYDPIFYDPSEHATYGEISDAEKNKISHRAKAVERLMEMLRK; this comes from the coding sequence ATGCGACTTTTCGCGGCGACAAAAAATTCAGGCAAACTAACGGAGCTGAGGGAGCTTTTTTCCGCGCACGGTGTCGACATCTTGACGTTTTCTGAATATGCGGAGCCCGAAGAGACGGCTGATACGTACGCCGGCAACGCTGCGATCAAGGCGCGCGCGTTGCACGACCAGCTTGCTGCGACCGGCGTCCGCGGTGACGTGATCGCCGATGATTCTGGACTCGAGATCGCTGCGCTTGGTGACCGGCCAGGCGTGTATTCCGCGCGCTATGGCGGACCCAACGCAACATGGGCGCAGCGGCGCGCGTCGATCTTACGCGAAGTTGCGGAAAGCGGCTCCGGCGATCGCCGCGCACGGTTTGTGTGCGCTCTGTGCTTCATCGATGCGGAAGGACGCGAATCGATTGCGGAAGGCGTGACGGACGGTGAGCTCTCACACGATGAGCGGGGCCAACTTGGTTTCGGTTACGATCCGATCTTCTACGATCCATCAGAACACGCAACGTACGGCGAGATCTCTGATGCGGAGAAGAACAAGATCAGTCACCGTGCAAAAGCCGTAGAGCGATTGATGGAAATGCTTCGAAAATAA
- a CDS encoding FAD-dependent monooxygenase produces MRFFDVVVVGAGPAGLLAGLLLTRSRAHVAIFESGPSFERAYRGETLTPGTQQIFEDIGLRERVWDLGGGDPAGISLILRGRVYDIDLIGEGGKRIRQVPQAALLGLLAEEARNAGALVELSSRVRGVVMDRNRVAGITILHEGREEQIGARIVIAADGRFSIARKDAGIALRSTSVPFDLLWASGRGEGRRVQVVVEGGEVFVAFPTTAHGAQIGWLIPKGSYAEMRARGIDRLRERFTRALALAPQQIEPKIEGFNDLALLPIVSQIARRWTVPGLLLIGDAAHPMSPVGGQGINIAIADAVVAARTIATIVREGDGDKRLDDALRSVERERMPAVERVARQQNLLPQLLRLFGAERSLGILAPYAQRISKNRTIPAPIRAMVERFMLGDPPVRANHGPWMTTPVPTKFL; encoded by the coding sequence GTGCGCTTCTTCGACGTCGTCGTCGTCGGTGCTGGCCCGGCGGGACTCCTTGCCGGTCTTCTTCTGACGCGCAGCCGCGCGCACGTCGCGATCTTCGAATCCGGTCCGTCGTTTGAACGCGCCTATCGCGGCGAAACGCTCACGCCGGGCACGCAACAGATTTTCGAAGATATCGGGCTGCGCGAGCGCGTTTGGGATCTCGGTGGCGGCGATCCGGCCGGCATTTCGCTCATCCTGCGCGGACGCGTGTACGACATCGATCTCATCGGTGAAGGCGGTAAACGCATACGGCAAGTTCCGCAAGCCGCACTTCTCGGTCTTCTCGCCGAGGAAGCGCGCAACGCCGGTGCGCTCGTCGAGCTCAGCTCGCGCGTGCGCGGCGTCGTCATGGACAGGAACCGCGTTGCGGGCATCACGATCCTCCACGAAGGGCGCGAAGAACAAATTGGTGCGCGGATCGTCATCGCGGCCGACGGCCGGTTCTCGATCGCACGAAAAGATGCGGGTATCGCGCTGCGCAGTACAAGCGTCCCATTTGATTTGCTCTGGGCCTCGGGGCGCGGCGAAGGCCGTCGCGTACAAGTCGTCGTCGAAGGTGGCGAAGTCTTCGTCGCTTTTCCTACGACCGCGCACGGCGCGCAAATCGGGTGGCTCATACCGAAGGGATCCTATGCGGAGATGCGTGCCCGTGGAATCGACAGGCTGCGCGAGCGTTTCACGCGCGCCCTTGCCCTAGCCCCACAACAAATAGAGCCGAAGATCGAGGGCTTCAACGATCTCGCTCTGTTGCCGATCGTCTCGCAAATCGCGCGGCGCTGGACCGTGCCGGGTCTGCTTCTGATCGGAGACGCCGCTCATCCGATGTCGCCGGTTGGCGGTCAGGGCATCAACATCGCGATTGCCGATGCGGTCGTCGCGGCGCGCACGATTGCAACCATCGTTCGTGAAGGCGATGGCGACAAGCGTCTCGACGACGCGCTGCGTAGTGTCGAGCGCGAGCGGATGCCGGCCGTCGAGCGCGTCGCACGGCAACAAAATCTGCTCCCGCAGCTCCTGCGTTTGTTCGGGGCCGAACGCAGTCTCGGGATCCTCGCGCCATACGCGCAGCGGATTTCGAAGAACAGAACGATCCCCGCGCCGATCCGAGCCATGGTCGAACGCTTCATGCTGGGAGATCCTCCGGTTCGCGCCAATCATGGTCCTTGGATGACGACACCCGTCCCAACCAAGTTTCTATGA
- a CDS encoding DUF1345 domain-containing protein, with protein MNETIRIWTPWHARGVVLAMALIAGVCTSTFAPGWIHGAVRAVLTYDIAALAILIGYFIFAFRDDQNRTRLRAAQNDPGRNIVLSITVLSAAAGLAGAISILGKGPSVRTAAELGFAIGVAIGGAVIGWSLTHATYALRYAHLFYRDDGTPCDGLTFPETPEPDDYDFLYFSFVIGMTFQVSDVQVNDPGIRRMVLAHGIVSFAYNTAILALGINLISNLLH; from the coding sequence ATGAACGAGACCATCCGCATTTGGACGCCCTGGCACGCTCGCGGCGTCGTTCTTGCGATGGCGCTCATCGCCGGCGTCTGCACGAGCACTTTTGCGCCTGGCTGGATTCATGGAGCCGTGCGCGCGGTCCTCACGTACGACATTGCTGCGCTTGCGATCCTGATCGGCTATTTCATCTTTGCCTTTCGCGACGATCAGAACCGCACTCGACTTCGCGCTGCGCAGAACGATCCGGGGCGCAACATCGTCTTATCCATTACCGTCCTAAGCGCCGCGGCCGGTCTTGCCGGCGCGATCTCGATCCTCGGTAAGGGACCTAGCGTTCGGACGGCGGCTGAACTCGGATTCGCAATCGGCGTCGCGATCGGCGGTGCTGTTATCGGGTGGAGCCTGACGCACGCGACGTACGCGCTACGCTACGCGCATCTGTTTTATCGCGACGACGGGACGCCGTGCGACGGACTCACCTTTCCGGAAACGCCGGAACCCGACGACTATGACTTCCTCTACTTTTCGTTCGTCATTGGGATGACGTTCCAGGTCTCGGACGTTCAAGTCAACGATCCAGGAATTCGCCGGATGGTCCTCGCGCACGGCATCGTTTCATTCGCCTACAATACGGCGATTTTGGCGCTCGGGATCAACCTGATCTCAAACCTACTGCACTAA
- a CDS encoding NIPSNAP family protein yields MAITVFIRYQVDPFKRDKFEEYARNWLTIIPKCGGRVDGYWMPHEGTNNIAFGLISFDNLADYEAYRARLRGDDEGMKNFRFAESEQLILAEERTFLRRVEKDLVQ; encoded by the coding sequence GTGGCAATCACGGTTTTCATTCGGTATCAAGTCGACCCGTTCAAGCGCGACAAATTCGAAGAGTACGCGCGCAACTGGTTGACGATCATCCCAAAATGCGGCGGTCGTGTTGACGGTTACTGGATGCCGCACGAAGGCACCAACAATATCGCGTTCGGTTTGATCTCGTTCGACAACTTAGCGGATTATGAAGCGTATCGTGCGCGCTTACGCGGTGACGATGAAGGCATGAAGAATTTCCGCTTTGCCGAGAGCGAACAGCTTATTTTGGCCGAGGAACGAACGTTCTTGCGACGCGTGGAGAAAGACTTAGTGCAGTAG
- a CDS encoding winged helix-turn-helix domain-containing protein — MENIPRLDEIGRLVGDPSRATLLEALMDGRAWTGRELAYFAHVSASTASSHLQRLVSGHLLTVLAQGRSRYYRIASPYIANALESLMALAPARAPRHPSERRVARDLAAARFCYDHLAGRLGVQLTDVLVARGAIVFSDAAGTLTDDGATLFRRLEIKLAEGRGRRVVCRPCLDWSERRPHVAGLAGSALGDAALERGWVERKRNSRALTVTPRGASALKELFDIDLSPSSED, encoded by the coding sequence GTGGAAAACATACCGCGGTTGGACGAGATCGGACGCTTGGTCGGCGATCCGTCACGCGCCACTTTGCTCGAGGCCTTAATGGACGGCCGCGCTTGGACGGGACGCGAGCTCGCGTATTTCGCGCACGTCAGCGCCTCAACGGCGAGTTCACATTTGCAGAGACTCGTGAGCGGGCATCTCCTCACCGTGCTTGCGCAAGGGCGCAGCCGCTATTATCGCATCGCGTCGCCATACATCGCGAACGCGCTCGAGTCATTGATGGCACTTGCGCCCGCGCGCGCGCCGCGCCATCCATCGGAGCGCCGTGTAGCGCGCGACTTGGCCGCAGCGCGCTTTTGCTACGATCATCTCGCGGGCCGCCTCGGCGTTCAACTGACGGACGTGCTTGTGGCACGCGGTGCGATTGTGTTCTCTGACGCTGCGGGCACGTTGACGGACGACGGTGCGACATTGTTCCGCCGGCTGGAAATCAAGCTGGCCGAAGGGCGTGGGCGGCGCGTTGTCTGCCGTCCTTGCTTGGATTGGAGCGAGCGGCGCCCGCACGTAGCGGGCTTAGCCGGTTCTGCACTTGGTGACGCAGCGCTCGAGCGAGGATGGGTCGAGCGCAAGCGCAACAGCCGTGCGCTGACCGTGACGCCTCGCGGCGCGAGCGCGCTCAAAGAGCTGTTCGATATCGATCTTTCTCCCAGCTCGGAGGACTAG
- a CDS encoding ATP-grasp domain-containing protein: MARLLEHDALRILSEHGVTVPDFAVVLSPEEAAAATTRFGGTAVIKALIPTGGRGRAGAVRVARSVSEAQTIAADLLGKDVLRFRVDRLMVVRLIEAEWEVFVAFEADESDGMPSLVASPLGGIDLSEVRERDPGALIRRKLERAVGMPEYLAREIAEDLGFGATESNAFVPVLRAMYDVFVSYDATLLEINPLMVTAERSIIVPTAVLVVDEVALNRHPKLHDLIDPEATNAGRVRTPLEREMIAIDRRHGGPPLWFVEHDGDVALIVSGAGARNYALDVLHRKNKRPAAVLDVGRDQLLNKVREATAAVAARPGLRGIAACGEIDDFAPVDVQVGAFLQGLVDAGIDPRRTPVMLRFDGARIAEARAIAGSLPEIEFYDAQTPFEVAIERLVARSEAA, from the coding sequence ATGGCCAGACTCCTCGAGCACGACGCCCTGCGCATACTTTCCGAACACGGCGTGACGGTCCCAGACTTCGCCGTGGTCCTCAGTCCGGAAGAGGCGGCTGCGGCCACGACCCGTTTCGGGGGAACGGCCGTCATCAAAGCGCTGATCCCAACCGGCGGCCGCGGCCGGGCCGGCGCGGTCCGCGTTGCCCGCTCGGTAAGCGAGGCGCAGACGATCGCAGCGGACCTTCTGGGCAAAGACGTCCTGCGGTTCCGCGTGGACCGCTTGATGGTCGTGCGCTTGATCGAAGCCGAGTGGGAAGTTTTCGTTGCATTTGAAGCCGACGAGTCCGACGGGATGCCGTCGCTGGTCGCATCGCCGCTGGGCGGAATCGATTTGTCCGAAGTGCGCGAACGCGATCCCGGCGCGCTCATTCGGCGCAAGCTCGAACGCGCAGTCGGGATGCCCGAATACCTAGCGCGTGAGATTGCCGAAGATCTTGGATTCGGCGCGACGGAATCGAACGCGTTCGTCCCCGTCCTGCGCGCGATGTACGACGTCTTTGTCAGCTACGACGCGACGCTGCTCGAGATCAATCCCTTGATGGTCACGGCGGAGCGCTCGATCATCGTGCCGACTGCGGTGCTGGTCGTCGATGAGGTCGCGCTCAACCGCCATCCGAAGCTTCACGATTTGATCGACCCCGAAGCCACGAACGCCGGACGCGTACGCACCCCGCTCGAGCGTGAGATGATTGCGATCGACCGCCGGCACGGTGGGCCGCCGCTTTGGTTCGTCGAACACGATGGTGACGTCGCCCTCATCGTGAGCGGCGCCGGTGCCCGTAACTATGCGCTCGACGTGCTGCACCGAAAGAACAAGAGGCCGGCCGCGGTTCTGGACGTTGGCCGCGATCAATTGTTGAACAAAGTGCGCGAGGCTACGGCTGCGGTCGCTGCGCGTCCCGGTCTGCGCGGGATCGCGGCGTGCGGTGAGATCGACGACTTCGCGCCCGTTGACGTTCAGGTCGGCGCGTTTCTCCAGGGGCTCGTCGACGCCGGAATCGATCCGCGCAGAACACCCGTGATGCTGCGCTTCGACGGCGCACGGATTGCAGAAGCGCGGGCGATTGCGGGTAGCTTACCCGAGATCGAATTCTACGACGCGCAAACGCCGTTTGAGGTCGCTATCGAGCGACTCGTCGCGCGTTCGGAGGCAGCATGA
- the lepA gene encoding translation elongation factor 4 gives MHVRRLNSGPVAERVRNFCIIAHIDHGKTTLSDRLLEFTHAVEKRDMSEQLLDAMDLERERGITIKAHPVTLNYDASDGNAYALNFIDTPGHVDFSSEVSRSLGACEGALLVIDAAQGIEAQTLANYHLALEQNLTIIPVINKIDLPSADPDRIMGEIEDLLVIDRSDAILCSAKEGIGISEILEAIVKRIPPPTGTSDYLRALVFDARFDSYRGVVAYGRVFDGSLRAGTRFMSMAHKYVFECVEVGVFAPEMRKIDELGIGSVGYVIANIKTLGDIDVGDTITEADNPAPEPVRAYKPAVPMVYCGLYPNEGVEVSDLRDALEKLKLNDAALVFEPESSVALGFGFRCGFLGLLHMEIVQERLERNYNLDLIATSPSVVYRVTLTDGNVEIIDNPSRLPAPNFIDKVEEPYVKATIITPPEYVGTIMELSQNRRGAMGNMEYLHDGRVIITYEMPLSEVIVDYFDQLKSRSKGYASLDYEVTGYKEGELVKLEILLNAEPVDALSMIVAREKAAARGRALTERLKELIPRQMFDVPIQAAIGGKIVARETVSAMRKNVLAKCYGGDITRKRKLLEKQKAGKERMKRIGRVDLPQEAFMAVLRLDET, from the coding sequence GTGCATGTTCGGCGGCTAAATAGCGGGCCTGTTGCGGAGCGGGTCCGCAACTTTTGCATCATCGCGCATATCGACCACGGGAAGACGACCCTTTCGGATCGTCTTCTCGAATTCACGCACGCCGTCGAGAAACGCGACATGTCCGAGCAGCTGCTCGATGCGATGGATCTTGAGCGTGAACGCGGGATCACGATCAAGGCGCACCCGGTCACCCTCAATTACGATGCCTCCGACGGGAATGCGTACGCACTAAACTTCATCGACACGCCGGGCCATGTCGATTTCTCATCCGAAGTTTCGCGCTCGCTCGGCGCCTGCGAAGGCGCGCTGCTCGTCATCGATGCGGCCCAGGGGATCGAGGCACAAACGCTCGCCAACTATCACTTGGCGCTCGAGCAGAACCTCACGATCATCCCGGTAATCAACAAGATCGACTTGCCCTCCGCCGATCCGGACCGCATCATGGGCGAGATCGAGGATTTGCTCGTGATCGATCGCTCCGATGCAATTCTGTGCAGCGCCAAAGAAGGCATCGGCATCTCAGAGATATTGGAAGCGATCGTAAAGCGCATTCCGCCGCCCACCGGTACCAGCGACTATCTGCGCGCGCTCGTGTTCGATGCGCGCTTCGATTCGTACCGCGGGGTAGTCGCGTACGGACGCGTCTTCGACGGCTCGTTGCGCGCGGGCACCCGCTTCATGTCGATGGCGCATAAATACGTCTTCGAATGCGTTGAGGTCGGCGTGTTCGCACCCGAGATGCGCAAGATCGACGAGCTCGGGATCGGCAGCGTCGGCTACGTGATCGCCAACATCAAGACGCTCGGTGACATCGACGTCGGCGACACGATCACCGAGGCCGACAACCCGGCTCCGGAACCTGTGCGGGCGTACAAGCCGGCGGTTCCGATGGTGTACTGCGGGCTCTATCCAAATGAAGGCGTCGAGGTCTCCGATCTGCGTGACGCGCTCGAAAAGCTGAAGCTCAACGACGCCGCGCTCGTTTTCGAGCCGGAAAGCTCCGTTGCGCTCGGCTTCGGCTTCCGTTGTGGCTTTCTCGGACTCTTGCACATGGAGATCGTGCAAGAGCGGCTCGAACGCAACTACAATCTCGACCTAATCGCGACGTCACCATCGGTTGTGTATCGTGTGACGCTGACGGACGGCAATGTCGAGATCATCGATAATCCGTCGCGCTTGCCGGCTCCGAACTTCATTGATAAAGTCGAGGAGCCGTACGTCAAAGCCACCATCATCACGCCTCCCGAGTATGTGGGCACGATTATGGAGCTCTCGCAAAATCGCCGCGGTGCGATGGGCAACATGGAGTATCTGCATGACGGACGCGTGATCATCACCTACGAGATGCCGCTCTCCGAAGTGATCGTCGATTATTTCGATCAGCTCAAGAGCCGCTCGAAGGGATATGCGTCACTCGATTATGAGGTGACCGGCTACAAGGAAGGCGAGCTCGTCAAGCTCGAGATCTTGCTCAACGCCGAACCTGTCGACGCGCTTTCAATGATCGTGGCGCGCGAAAAAGCCGCCGCGCGCGGCCGGGCGCTTACCGAGCGTCTCAAGGAGCTCATCCCCCGTCAAATGTTCGACGTTCCGATTCAGGCCGCGATCGGCGGAAAGATCGTCGCCCGCGAGACGGTCAGTGCCATGCGCAAGAACGTCCTCGCGAAGTGCTATGGGGGCGACATAACTCGCAAGCGCAAGCTCCTAGAAAAGCAAAAAGCTGGTAAGGAACGGATGAAACGCATCGGCCGGGTCGATTTACCGCAAGAAGCATTCATGGCGGTACTGCGTCTGGACGAAACCTAG
- a CDS encoding YggT family protein, giving the protein MCEVWRIVSDILQVYSLILIAYAVVSWIPSIRGRWSDYLAMLVEPVLVPVRRLIPPAGGFDLAFLIVLLVIQVVNGTIVRQNLFSACMFGG; this is encoded by the coding sequence ATGTGTGAAGTTTGGAGAATCGTCAGCGACATACTCCAGGTATACTCGCTGATCCTGATCGCCTATGCTGTGGTCTCCTGGATTCCGTCGATCCGCGGGCGCTGGTCCGATTATCTGGCCATGCTCGTGGAACCGGTGCTGGTTCCCGTGCGGCGTTTGATTCCTCCGGCGGGCGGCTTCGATCTCGCGTTCCTTATCGTGCTGCTCGTCATTCAGGTCGTCAACGGGACGATCGTCCGTCAAAACTTGTTTAGCGCGTGCATGTTCGGCGGCTAA